From Xiphophorus couchianus chromosome 7, X_couchianus-1.0, whole genome shotgun sequence:
TGTCCCATAGGCACCCTTCCCCAGTACTTCACCCTTAGCCCATGTTATGGTGTCATTTGGAACCAGCCCTGATCCATGGTAAGTGTTACTGTCATTTCGAGCAACCTGCAATGAAACGCATAGAGACATAATTATCTAATTAAAGTATTTCAAACACACAGGTGCAGACATCAGAATTTGCTGgattttagctttacatcaatTTTTGTCCTTCGATCTTCAGCTTTGGATTGACAGATGTCTGTCATAAATGCTAGAAAGTAAAGGAAGGAACAGTCATGGAAAAATACGACACCCTCTTATAGATATGTTTGTCGAAGACATGTCTTCTTCAATTCAAAGTTTATTACACaccatttatgtttttagtccTTTATGTTAACTATAATGATTTTAACActtgcagctaatgaaaacaagacatttaagattagaatattacatcagacctaaaaataatattttttttacatatcaagGTAAGCTTAATGAAATGTATGTTTACTACCTGCTTTCAAGGTTGTTATTTTCTAAAGGTACTCTAAGTCTGATCAATATGACTCATCGGAATGCATACTTTAATTTCATGAATATGACTGTATGTTAGGTTAACTGGTTTCTCAATTGACCTTAGGTGTGTGTAGGGTTCTTATGGTTGTTTGCTTCTGTAATGGACTGGTGACTAGTCCAGGTTGCATCTTTCCTATTGACCACTTGAGTTGGGAACTGTCATCCCAATCTCCGCAATGACTAAAGACATAGAAACTTGATTTAGTCACTTTTAGGCTCAAAATATTACCTCTGGAGGTGCTTTTTTTCCTGATACATGCTCTTCTTCACCATGGAACTCCTTTTTTCCATGTTCTGAGTTTTCaagagctgcagaaacatcCCTCTCATCCAAAGAGATCAGCTCCTCTGCCAGACATTGCAGTAGATCATCTGTCAGCGGACCCTCCCCCACCTCATCCAGAAACTTCCTGTAAACTGGTGACATCAGGGTGTGGCAGGTACCGTCTGAAGATGTCCAAGTGTTGATGTGTGCCTGCAGAGGGTCTAGTGACTGAGCCAACTGTGGATCTTTTTTAGCTGAGTTTCTTGTTGATTTACTTGAAGTTTTGTGATTTCTAGAGTCAACACCATAAAGGGAAGTTATGGGTTCTGTCAGAGTTTTCtcttgtggttgtaatgtttCAGATCCATTTTTAGAAAGAGCTTCCACTATGGTTGATAAAATGTGATCTTCAAATTCATCCTTAGAAGACTTATGACTAAACTCAACATCCTTCTCATCATCAGTTTCTTCTTTGAGTTTAGGGCTTTTGTCTGTTCTGCAGCTTTTAGTGGTACACTGTGTTTTGATTTGCGATGACATTGGTTTTGGTTTGCTTTTAGTCAAAGTAGCTGTGCTCTCCACTGAGTTTCTCTTTGGCTTATTCTGTACTGGTTTGTGTTTGACTTTGTggctttgttttgtctttcttgttgGCATGACCTGTAGTTGTCTCTCTTTAGGTTTCTCACATGATTTGGAGACCCGATGATTTTCAAATAATGGCCCAGCAAACATCTCATACATGACTGGTCCTTCGCTGCCACTCTGTATCTGCTGAAACATGTCTCTGTAAGTGATGAGGTCCACAGCAGATTTAGATCTTGGGGGTTTTCCACCTGAGCCTGGTTTCTTCAACTGCTGGGCACTTTTTAGCTCCCTCATTGATATCGGCTGATGTATTTTGTTGCTGTGTGGTTCATAAATGTTACGTGGGGTTAGAGTACCCACACTGAGGAGAGCCGTATTTCCAGATTtaattttcttgcttttgtcTTTGTCCATTGTGGGAATGGCAGAATACTTTATGTTAATTTTGGAGTGGTTACCACTGATGACTCTTGTATCTTTGTTGAGAGAATGAATAGTTGAATTTTTTGCCTTCAAATGAAAGTTCATCCTAGTTTTACTGTCTTTATTCCGGGCTTTAAACATCTTCTCGTATTTCTTGGGATCCACAGGAAAGAAGCCGGTTTTCTCCACAGCAGTAACTGCACTGCAATCTCTTACGTCTTCTGCCGTGTTTTCTTGATTTCTAGCTGATGCTGTGCTTTCTGGATCCATCTGTTCATTTTCAGAATCTTCTTCAAAACAATCAGTAGCATCATCTTCAAGACCCTTTGcgtcatttttagttttgttgctTATTTCAGTCTTTGACTCAGTTGTGTGGCTCGTATTTTGCTTGACTTCACTAAACACATATGCgtctgactttttattacaCTCAAAGTGGTTACATTCTTTTACACACTCACTCTTATCGGCCTCTTTTGGATGGTGTGAATCAGTATTTTCTACTGTTGGATGATTAGTACAATTGACATAGTCTCTTTCTCTGTCATGTATTGATCTGTTGACCAGTGAGCACAGTTTTGCTTTAACATGTTGCGTTGTTTCTCCAAAGAAATCTGCCTCTGATGTAATTCTGTCATTTGAATCCTGCAACGTTCTATCTTTTACAAACTTCAGATTTCTGTCCTTAGTAGATGTTTCTTGGATTTGTCCAGAATCATCCTCATTTTCCAAGTTGATGGAACTCTGGCTGCTGCTACTGGATCCACTTTCCTCACTACCATCATTTGAAGGACCACTGCATGAGCTGCCCCAGGACTGCCTCTCTTTTCTCAGCTCAGCTCTGCTGGAAAGAGGGCTCCGGCTAATGGGCTTTAGAGGAACATGGGGTTTCAGTGGTGGCAGAGCCTTGCTATGTCTTGGGCGACCCTCAATGGGGACCAGAAGCTTGGGTGTGTGGAAGTGGAAGGCTGGCAAAGGACCCTGGAAATACAAATAGCAGTTCAGTAGTGTAGGCAAGCTgtataaacataaaacacattttcatgcaTGACTTATATGGCTAGAGAGTGTTGAATAAtccaaacaaattgaaaattcTGAGAATGTCTAAATGGAGGGAAATTCCACCAAAGCAAAATCTAGTGAAAATGGGAACACATACATATACACTCAATGGCCACTTTATTAAATCCACCTGATTAATTTCATGTtaataaaatttgtaaaaagcaTAATCAGATGCCAGCTGCTCAATGCATTTAGCCAACTAGACAACTTGCCTTGGGTTGGGGTCAAAAGAGGATTTAGGCTACTTTAAATGTCGCATAATTTGTTAACATCAAATGAACGTGTTTTTAAAAACCGCTGATCACTGGAATTTGCATGCACAACCATCTTTCAGGTGTACCAAGAATgatttgaaaaagagaaaatatctgtAGAGAAGCTGTTGTATGAACAGAAATGCAATACTAGAATTAGTGGTCAAATGAGATTGGTTCAAGATGATAGAAAGGCAACAATCACtcaaaaattcaatttatttactgctaaaaaaattatttttgttaaatagttttaagtcattaaaactCACCCTTTGATCATTTAAAGTACTTTGAGAGCTCAGTCctgtaaacatgaaaaatattacaGTGTTAACAACAtccaaatatttgcattttgcacACATCAGCTCTGTTCTTACTTACTGGTCTGAATATGCGCTCTGGCCTGCATCATGGTGTTGGGGCACAGAAGTGGCTCCATGATACTTGGGGCCGATTGGCTGAGTTGGCTGGACTCTGGCACACAAAGCAGACTATGGGAAGGTGGAGAAACTTCAACCACACTTCTTGTCCTCTgcctgtcagagaaaaaaaaacagaaatatttgattttgaatgtttattaCGTTTGTGTGTCATAAGATTCTGTATAAttagttttcatttataaaaacagcATATGGACATTCTGCAGTCAAACAATCCAATTATTCATgcttatttagttaattttgtctcaGAGTCAATGCTGTGGTATTAcctttttgtattattttagttATGGCCACATGCAGAACAACAAACATACATCTTACTTTCTGTTCTTAacgtgtgagtgtgtttgtacCTTTGTCTGGGGGGTACAGGCTGACAAGCGGTTCTGGTACTCAGAAACCCAGATGACAGTAGAGCATCTGAATGGTCACTATGTCTATGAATGTTGGACAAGCTAGGTAGACACAAAcctctgcaaataaaataagaaaaggaaGTTAGAAGACAGTTACGTGGTTTAGATATGGGGTCCGAGTTTAAATACTGATGATGTGTCTGTAGACAGAAATGATCTGCAATCATACTGAGGTTCTTGTAGcttttgtaatttagttttctcTGGTTTCCTGATGCTTTCActagttttggttgttttatttttcttccctatTCTGTCAAATGACTTCAGATGTCTTATGATGTCATAGAGTCAGATAAATCACCAATCCACATATGGAAAATCCAAAAAGACTGCTACACATTTTAAAGCCAGCTGTTTTACCAACCTGTTTATGTGCTCATATGATGATTTGTATCTCATTAAATTAGACAAACAGACAAATCATAATGTCCAAAATCTGGTTGTTGATATGTTCAGAATTTGGAACCAGAAAGTTGGAAGTCCATATGGTTCGTATTCATTATGGCTCTGAGACATTTTAAGCATAGTGAGGGACTGCAGGAATACATTTTAtatgcatttcttttcattataTTCCTCGATTGTCATATCTCATTATCAGATTGTCCTCTTCTCTTAGTATCTGTTTGATTACTGAAACACACtctaattaaatataaaaaaaaaagccgcaTTCATAAACCATATTAGTTGACGTGTTAAATCATGAAAATGATTGACTTTCATTTCCTTGTACCAAACCAAATGCTATTTCTGGCAGCTGATTCTATGAAATTAGAGCAGCTCAAAGAGTTTAATTCTCTTCTCAGAACTTGAACTTGATTCAAATGTGAGTGCTGCTCATAACAGACAATGAGCTGATTCACCGAAGTTCTCTGCCCCGGTCTGTGTGTACCCGACTTGTTTGGGCAGAACAGATTGTCCTCTGGACACAGTGACAGGTGCCCGCACACAGGCCTGCAAACGTAACCAGATAGGCCTCTTTTCTAGCGCTGGTGTCAAAGTAAGAGGCACATGCTAACCAACCCAGGAGGCAGTGTACAGTATAAGAGATTGTTTGTTAAGTAAGGAGTTTTAACTGTACACACAGAAACTATTTGGGTGTTACATATGAACAGACACCACTTTTCTTCATCACTAATACACATTGTAGATTTATTAGTATAAAAATATGCTTGTGAGAGAAAGATAGTGAATTTTTCATGCCCACCTGCTGCCCCTCcttgcgtcctgattggctcgTCCGGGATATTTCAGAGTTTCCATGGCGATTTGGGAACAGGTGGGAATCCCCTTTTCTGCggcagaaatacaaacattcacTCATCAATCTTACTTAATGTCTATGCTCTCATTTCCAAcagtaaagcaaaaatgaataaacttaTGTAATGTAGATATAAtttacaacattaaaatgttatatcccaggaggaaagaaacaataaaaacagaagaaatgttgtGATTAACGACAGTGATGTTAAAAAGATTTGAAGATTGTAGgttctttaaaattaaaccacATTTATGCTAATTCAAAGCAACAAATTCAACTTGCcctgtttgttttcaattaaatattcCTTAAAAGAAACTCATACACATTACACACTACTGCTTACTATAAAACGATAGCTTGCTGTACCTGTGTTTAAGCTCGTTGATCCCCTCTGCTCAAATGTCCAGATATTACACTTACACTTTCGCTCATTTCACATAATCTTTTGTCTAAAtcactgaaattgttttctgaaAGTCTTCGGTTTTGTTCTGGAGCTGAAGCCCGCCTGTCGAGGATGCATAGGTGAAAGATGTTCAGGCAGGTTTCTCAGAGGAGAGCTTTGTATTGTGTGGAAGACCCCTCCCATCCTGGACAGCCTCTCTCTCCTTCGTCTCCCTAAGATCCCCTCCCCTTTGTGAAGGTGATCTGATCTCGTGGCCCATTTGGGATGCTGACCATTATGCTTCTCTTTCAGTGTACTGTACT
This genomic window contains:
- the map3k19 gene encoding mitogen-activated protein kinase kinase kinase 19, which codes for MRAMEAKKRRDTDDVEDDDDDDDVMHLGELEGENDQVVLGPQMEILDVLEVSDDEEEERRLVDLFTACQSNKSEVVQGLLRADADLTVCNHRQQTALHISPPELQEKMVRWMTRPHLSAQEQLLQAAWQGHLGSVRQLLSQTDSVDVNFPNSDGATAVILAVRDVDLFQDMAAWLPWEHNPVEVVKELMKLSADLRVRDHNGCSALHYAANLSSRLMEDIVPVLIEALGHTEADLKSLSELEKYLFQDLDFGDSDTEEDAEILLHHHKARRHQHSDHSHSHTRASLQTSGSLPQSDKKEFSQEKGIPTCSQIAMETLKYPGRANQDARRGSRGLCLPSLSNIHRHSDHSDALLSSGFLSTRTACQPVPPRQRQRTRSVVEVSPPSHSLLCVPESSQLSQSAPSIMEPLLCPNTMMQARAHIQTRLSSQSTLNDQRGPLPAFHFHTPKLLVPIEGRPRHSKALPPLKPHVPLKPISRSPLSSRAELRKERQSWGSSCSGPSNDGSEESGSSSSSQSSINLENEDDSGQIQETSTKDRNLKFVKDRTLQDSNDRITSEADFFGETTQHVKAKLCSLVNRSIHDRERDYVNCTNHPTVENTDSHHPKEADKSECVKECNHFECNKKSDAYVFSEVKQNTSHTTESKTEISNKTKNDAKGLEDDATDCFEEDSENEQMDPESTASARNQENTAEDVRDCSAVTAVEKTGFFPVDPKKYEKMFKARNKDSKTRMNFHLKAKNSTIHSLNKDTRVISGNHSKINIKYSAIPTMDKDKSKKIKSGNTALLSVGTLTPRNIYEPHSNKIHQPISMRELKSAQQLKKPGSGGKPPRSKSAVDLITYRDMFQQIQSGSEGPVMYEMFAGPLFENHRVSKSCEKPKERQLQVMPTRKTKQSHKVKHKPVQNKPKRNSVESTATLTKSKPKPMSSQIKTQCTTKSCRTDKSPKLKEETDDEKDVEFSHKSSKDEFEDHILSTIVEALSKNGSETLQPQEKTLTEPITSLYGVDSRNHKTSSKSTRNSAKKDPQLAQSLDPLQAHINTWTSSDGTCHTLMSPVYRKFLDEVGEGPLTDDLLQCLAEELISLDERDVSAALENSEHGKKEFHGEEEHVSGKKAPPEVARNDSNTYHGSGLVPNDTITWAKGEVLGKGAYGTVYCGLTSQGQLIAVKQVCLDSSDPDAAKKEYNRLQGEVELLKTLCHSNIVGFLGTSLYQHVVSIFMEYIPGGSIASILHRFGPLPERVLALYTHQILEGVAFLHQNRVIHRDLKGNNVMLMPTGVIKLIDFGCARRLSCLNHTAPNSGELLKSIHGTPYWMAPEIINESGYGRKSDIWSVGCTVFEMATGKPPLAHMDKMAALFYIGARRGLMPSLPDGFSENAKDFVKICLTSDQSVRPSADQLLKHSFIPKGHTSIKYCEAQKKKCCGTKVSV